From a region of the Microcebus murinus isolate Inina chromosome 25, M.murinus_Inina_mat1.0, whole genome shotgun sequence genome:
- the RBM17 gene encoding splicing factor 45 isoform X1, translated as MSLYDDLGVETSDSKTEGWSKNFKLLQSQLQVKKAALTQAKSQRTKQSTVLAPVIDLKRGGSSDDRQIVDTPPHVAAGLKDPVPSGFSAGEVLIPLADEYDPMFPNDYEKVVKRQREERQRQRELERQKEIEEREKRRKDRHEGSGFSRRPDPDSDEDEDYERERRKRSMGGAAIAPPTSLVEKDKELPRDFPYEEDSRPRSQSSKAAIPPPSYEEQDRPRSPTGPSNSFLANMGGTVAHKIMQKYGFREGQGLGKHEQGLSTALSVEKTSKRGGKIIVGDATEKGDSPGKCDATKKSDSNPLTEILKCPTKVVLLRNMVGAGEVDEDLEVETKEECEKYGKVGKCVIFEIPGAPDDEAVRIFLEFERVESAIKAVVDLNGRYFGGRVVKACFYNLDKFRVLDLAEQV; from the exons aGCCAAAGGACAAAGCAAAGTACAGTTCTTGCCCCAGTCATTGACCTAAAGCGAGGCGGCTCCTCAGACGACCGGCAGATTGTGGACACACCACCGCATGTCGCCGCTGGGCTGAAG GATCCTGTTCCCAGTGGGTTTTCTGCAGGGGAAGTTCTGATTCCTTTAGCTGACGAATATGATCCTATGTTTCCTAACGATTATGAGAAAGTAGTGAAGCGCCAAAGAGAGGAACGACAGAGACAGCGGGAGCtggaaagacaaaaggaaatagaagaaagggaaaa GAGGCGTAAGGACAGACACGAAGGCAGTGGGTTTTCAAGACGACCAGATCCAGATTCTGACGAAGATGAAGATTATGAGcgagagaggaggaaaagaa GTATGGGCGGAGCTGCCATCGCCCCACCTACTTCTCTGGTGGAGAAAGATAAAGAGT TACCTCGAGACTTCCCCTATGAAGAGGACTCAAGACCTCGATCACAGTCTTCCAAAGCTGCTATTCCTCCCCCATCATACGAGGAACAGGACAGACCGAGATCTCCAACTGGGCCTAGCAACTCCTTCCTCGCTAACATGGG GGGCACGGTGGCACATAAGATCATGCAGAAGTACGGCTTCCGGgagggccagggcctggggaagCACGAGCAGGGCCTGAGCACCGCCCTGTCAGTGGAGAAGACCAGCAAGCGTGGTGGCAAGATCATTGTAGGTGACGCGACGGAGAAAGGTGACTCCCCAGGGAAGTGCG ATGCAACTAAGAAGTCGGATTCAAATCCATTAACTGAAATACTTAAGTGTCCTACTAAAGTGGTCCTATTGAGG AACATGGTTGGTGCAGGAGAGGTGGATGAAGACTTGGAAGTTGAAACCAAGGAAGAATGTGAAAAATATGGCAAAGTTGGAAAATGTGTGATATTTGAA ATCCCTGGGGCCCCAGATGATGAAGCAGTGCGGATATTTTTAGAATTTGAGAGAGTAGAGTCAGCGATTAAAG CTGTTGTTGATCTGAATGGGAGGTATTTTGGTGGACGGGTGGTAAAAGCATGTTTCTACAATTTGGATAAATTCAGGGTCTTGGATTTGGCGGAACAAGTTTGA
- the RBM17 gene encoding splicing factor 45 isoform X3, giving the protein MSLYDDLGVETSDSKTEGWSKNFKLLQSQLQVKKAALTQAKSQRTKQSTVLAPVIDLKRGGSSDDRQIVDTPPHVAAGLKDPVPSGFSAGEVLIPLADEYDPMFPNDYEKVVKRQREERQRQRELERQKEIEEREKRRKDRHEGSGFSRRPDPDSDEDEDYERERRKRSMGGAAIAPPTSLVEKDKELPRDFPYEEDSRPRSQSSKAAIPPPSYEEQDRPRSPTGPSNSFLANMGGTVAHKIMQKYGFREGQGLGKHEQGLSTALSVEKTSKRGGKIIVGDATEKDATKKSDSNPLTEILKCPTKVVLLRNMVGAGEVDEDLEVETKEECEKYGKVGKCVIFEIPGAPDDEAVRIFLEFERVESAIKAVVDLNGRYFGGRVVKACFYNLDKFRVLDLAEQV; this is encoded by the exons aGCCAAAGGACAAAGCAAAGTACAGTTCTTGCCCCAGTCATTGACCTAAAGCGAGGCGGCTCCTCAGACGACCGGCAGATTGTGGACACACCACCGCATGTCGCCGCTGGGCTGAAG GATCCTGTTCCCAGTGGGTTTTCTGCAGGGGAAGTTCTGATTCCTTTAGCTGACGAATATGATCCTATGTTTCCTAACGATTATGAGAAAGTAGTGAAGCGCCAAAGAGAGGAACGACAGAGACAGCGGGAGCtggaaagacaaaaggaaatagaagaaagggaaaa GAGGCGTAAGGACAGACACGAAGGCAGTGGGTTTTCAAGACGACCAGATCCAGATTCTGACGAAGATGAAGATTATGAGcgagagaggaggaaaagaa GTATGGGCGGAGCTGCCATCGCCCCACCTACTTCTCTGGTGGAGAAAGATAAAGAGT TACCTCGAGACTTCCCCTATGAAGAGGACTCAAGACCTCGATCACAGTCTTCCAAAGCTGCTATTCCTCCCCCATCATACGAGGAACAGGACAGACCGAGATCTCCAACTGGGCCTAGCAACTCCTTCCTCGCTAACATGGG GGGCACGGTGGCACATAAGATCATGCAGAAGTACGGCTTCCGGgagggccagggcctggggaagCACGAGCAGGGCCTGAGCACCGCCCTGTCAGTGGAGAAGACCAGCAAGCGTGGTGGCAAGATCATTGTAGGTGACGCGACGGAGAAAG ATGCAACTAAGAAGTCGGATTCAAATCCATTAACTGAAATACTTAAGTGTCCTACTAAAGTGGTCCTATTGAGG AACATGGTTGGTGCAGGAGAGGTGGATGAAGACTTGGAAGTTGAAACCAAGGAAGAATGTGAAAAATATGGCAAAGTTGGAAAATGTGTGATATTTGAA ATCCCTGGGGCCCCAGATGATGAAGCAGTGCGGATATTTTTAGAATTTGAGAGAGTAGAGTCAGCGATTAAAG CTGTTGTTGATCTGAATGGGAGGTATTTTGGTGGACGGGTGGTAAAAGCATGTTTCTACAATTTGGATAAATTCAGGGTCTTGGATTTGGCGGAACAAGTTTGA
- the RBM17 gene encoding splicing factor 45 isoform X2, which yields MSLYDDLGVETSDSKTEGWSKNFKLLQSQLQVKKAALTQAKSQRTKQSTVLAPVIDLKRGGSSDDRQIVDTPPHVAAGLKDPVPSGFSAGEVLIPLADEYDPMFPNDYEKVVKRQREERQRQRELERQKEIEEREKRRKDRHEGSGFSRRPDPDSDEDEDYERERRKRSMGGAAIAPPTSLVEKDKELPRDFPYEEDSRPRSQSSKAAIPPPSYEEQDRPRSPTGPSNSFLANMGGTVAHKIMQKYGFREGQGLGKHEQGLSTALSVEKTSKRGGKIIVGDATEKGDSPDATKKSDSNPLTEILKCPTKVVLLRNMVGAGEVDEDLEVETKEECEKYGKVGKCVIFEIPGAPDDEAVRIFLEFERVESAIKAVVDLNGRYFGGRVVKACFYNLDKFRVLDLAEQV from the exons aGCCAAAGGACAAAGCAAAGTACAGTTCTTGCCCCAGTCATTGACCTAAAGCGAGGCGGCTCCTCAGACGACCGGCAGATTGTGGACACACCACCGCATGTCGCCGCTGGGCTGAAG GATCCTGTTCCCAGTGGGTTTTCTGCAGGGGAAGTTCTGATTCCTTTAGCTGACGAATATGATCCTATGTTTCCTAACGATTATGAGAAAGTAGTGAAGCGCCAAAGAGAGGAACGACAGAGACAGCGGGAGCtggaaagacaaaaggaaatagaagaaagggaaaa GAGGCGTAAGGACAGACACGAAGGCAGTGGGTTTTCAAGACGACCAGATCCAGATTCTGACGAAGATGAAGATTATGAGcgagagaggaggaaaagaa GTATGGGCGGAGCTGCCATCGCCCCACCTACTTCTCTGGTGGAGAAAGATAAAGAGT TACCTCGAGACTTCCCCTATGAAGAGGACTCAAGACCTCGATCACAGTCTTCCAAAGCTGCTATTCCTCCCCCATCATACGAGGAACAGGACAGACCGAGATCTCCAACTGGGCCTAGCAACTCCTTCCTCGCTAACATGGG GGGCACGGTGGCACATAAGATCATGCAGAAGTACGGCTTCCGGgagggccagggcctggggaagCACGAGCAGGGCCTGAGCACCGCCCTGTCAGTGGAGAAGACCAGCAAGCGTGGTGGCAAGATCATTGTAGGTGACGCGACGGAGAAAGGTGACTCCCCAG ATGCAACTAAGAAGTCGGATTCAAATCCATTAACTGAAATACTTAAGTGTCCTACTAAAGTGGTCCTATTGAGG AACATGGTTGGTGCAGGAGAGGTGGATGAAGACTTGGAAGTTGAAACCAAGGAAGAATGTGAAAAATATGGCAAAGTTGGAAAATGTGTGATATTTGAA ATCCCTGGGGCCCCAGATGATGAAGCAGTGCGGATATTTTTAGAATTTGAGAGAGTAGAGTCAGCGATTAAAG CTGTTGTTGATCTGAATGGGAGGTATTTTGGTGGACGGGTGGTAAAAGCATGTTTCTACAATTTGGATAAATTCAGGGTCTTGGATTTGGCGGAACAAGTTTGA